The following proteins are encoded in a genomic region of Alistipes shahii WAL 8301:
- a CDS encoding TonB-dependent receptor, with product MKEKILGAFLMLLLPAVCSAGEEPAMKPQKQSDANITGHVVDAKTYEHLAFATIAVKGTTIGIATDATGHYFLKNLPQGRFTLVASSVGYRSAEQTVEISPDKTIEVNFSLTEEALSVEEVVVSASRTETNKKTSPTIVSVASAKLFESTASCNLAETMNFQSGLRVETNCGNCGTTQLRINGLEGQYSQVLLDSRPIFSSLASVYGLEQLPVAMIERVEVIRGGGSALFGANAIGGVVNIITKEPLRNSVTLSNTTNIFEGGTADFNTSLNGSFVSDDYKMGVYLFGMIKDRDSYDRNGDGFSDIPKLNSETAGFRAYYKTSPYTRLTAEYHHIHEFRRGGNEFDQPPHMADIAEQLNHKIDGGGLKFDWFSPNNRHRMGIYTSAQNIDRDSYFGTDKKPDAYGATDDKTFVAGAQYTYSFHKLLFLPSELTAGVEYNYNTLHDKYLGFGRDFEQTTHSTGFFFQNEWRSEKLNFLIGGRVDKHNMMKNVVFSPRVNVRYSPTEKIGLRASYSSGYRAPQAYNEDLHIDALDNKVAIIRLAPDLKPEYSHSLSASVDLYHNFGRVQANLLVEGFYTMLEDVFTLEKIGEDAQGNIIKERRNASGATVAGVGAEAKAGIPGRFELQLGYTFQRSRYDEPEKWSDDVTPQRRMFRSPDHYGYLTANVNLTRDFTASVFGNYTGRMLVQHNAGYIERDTERLTPDFWDMGLRLSYNFRLTKQLRLELNAGVKNLFDSFQKDLDFGQNKDAAYIYGPAVPRTYFIGAKFAL from the coding sequence ATGAAAGAAAAAATATTGGGGGCATTTCTCATGCTCCTGCTCCCCGCGGTATGCTCCGCCGGGGAGGAGCCTGCCATGAAGCCCCAAAAGCAGAGCGACGCAAATATCACCGGCCATGTGGTCGATGCCAAAACCTACGAACATCTGGCCTTTGCCACCATCGCCGTGAAAGGCACGACCATCGGCATCGCTACCGATGCCACGGGGCACTATTTCCTGAAGAACCTGCCGCAGGGCCGTTTTACGCTCGTTGCCTCGTCTGTGGGTTACAGGAGTGCCGAGCAGACGGTCGAGATCTCGCCCGACAAGACCATCGAGGTCAATTTTTCCCTGACCGAAGAGGCGCTTTCTGTCGAAGAGGTCGTCGTGTCGGCCAGCCGGACGGAGACCAACAAGAAAACATCACCGACTATCGTATCGGTGGCCTCGGCCAAACTCTTCGAATCGACCGCCTCGTGCAATCTGGCCGAGACGATGAATTTCCAGTCGGGATTGCGCGTCGAAACCAACTGCGGCAACTGCGGTACGACCCAGCTGCGCATAAACGGACTCGAAGGGCAGTATTCGCAGGTACTGCTCGACAGCCGCCCGATCTTCAGTTCGCTGGCATCGGTCTACGGCCTTGAACAGCTGCCCGTCGCCATGATCGAGCGGGTCGAGGTGATCCGCGGAGGCGGCTCGGCGTTGTTCGGGGCGAATGCCATCGGCGGTGTGGTCAACATCATCACCAAGGAGCCGCTGCGCAACTCCGTCACACTCTCCAATACGACCAATATCTTTGAGGGCGGTACGGCCGACTTCAACACCTCGCTCAACGGCTCGTTCGTCTCCGACGACTACAAAATGGGTGTCTACCTGTTCGGCATGATTAAGGACCGCGATTCGTATGACCGCAACGGGGACGGATTCTCGGACATCCCAAAACTCAACTCCGAGACGGCCGGATTTCGGGCCTATTACAAAACTTCGCCCTATACGCGTCTGACGGCGGAATACCACCATATTCACGAGTTTCGCCGTGGGGGCAACGAGTTCGACCAGCCGCCCCACATGGCCGATATCGCCGAACAGCTCAATCACAAGATCGACGGCGGCGGATTGAAATTCGACTGGTTCAGTCCGAACAACCGCCACCGGATGGGCATCTATACTTCGGCGCAGAATATCGACCGTGACAGTTATTTCGGCACGGACAAGAAGCCCGACGCCTATGGCGCTACGGACGACAAGACGTTCGTGGCGGGAGCCCAATATACCTACTCTTTCCATAAACTGCTGTTCCTGCCCTCGGAACTGACGGCGGGCGTCGAGTACAACTACAATACGCTGCACGACAAATACCTCGGCTTCGGGCGCGACTTCGAGCAGACCACCCATAGCACGGGTTTCTTTTTCCAGAACGAGTGGCGGAGCGAAAAGCTCAACTTCCTGATCGGCGGCCGCGTGGACAAGCACAACATGATGAAGAACGTCGTCTTTTCGCCGCGCGTGAACGTGCGTTACAGTCCGACGGAAAAGATCGGCCTGCGGGCCAGCTATTCGAGCGGTTACCGCGCGCCGCAGGCCTACAACGAGGACCTGCACATCGACGCTTTGGACAACAAGGTGGCGATCATTCGACTCGCTCCGGATCTCAAACCCGAATACTCGCACAGCCTGAGTGCATCGGTGGATCTGTATCATAATTTCGGGCGAGTGCAGGCCAACCTGCTCGTCGAAGGATTCTACACGATGCTTGAGGACGTGTTTACGCTCGAAAAAATCGGCGAGGATGCCCAGGGCAACATCATTAAGGAGCGCCGCAACGCTTCGGGAGCCACCGTGGCCGGCGTGGGAGCCGAAGCCAAGGCGGGTATTCCGGGACGGTTCGAGCTGCAGCTGGGCTACACCTTCCAGCGCAGCCGTTACGACGAACCCGAAAAATGGTCGGACGACGTGACGCCCCAGCGGCGGATGTTCCGTTCGCCGGACCATTACGGCTACTTGACGGCGAACGTCAACCTCACGCGTGATTTCACGGCGTCGGTGTTCGGCAACTACACGGGCCGGATGCTCGTGCAGCACAATGCTGGGTATATCGAGAGGGATACCGAGCGTCTGACGCCCGATTTCTGGGATATGGGCCTGCGGCTGTCGTACAATTTCCGGCTCACGAAACAACTGCGGCTGGAACTGAATGCCGGGGTGAAAAACCTTTTCGACAGCTTCCAGAAGGACCTCGATTTCGGCCAGAACAAAGATGCCGCTTATATCTACGGTCCGGCAGTTCCGCGCACTTACTTTATCGGAGCAAAATTCGCGCTGTGA
- the miaA gene encoding tRNA (adenosine(37)-N6)-dimethylallyltransferase MiaA: MSTKRLLVIVGPTGSGKTDLSIRLAGHYAAPILSTDSRQVYRGMPIGTAQPTFDQLQAVEHHFIASHDIKDYLSCGEYEVQALARLEKLFAGHDYVVAVGGAGLYVRALCEGMDDLPQADESLREEMDRWLAEEGLGALAEKLRELDPEYYRIVDLNNPARVVRALEVCLQTGMPYSRQRTGIRRARPFEIVKIGVDLPREELYDRINRRVDRMLADGLEAEARALYPYRELNALQTVGYREFFDYFDGRIGYDEAVELIKRNSRRYAKRQLTWFRRDPEIRWFRPDDDAAMINYIDFGKS; this comes from the coding sequence ATGAGTACTAAACGGCTGCTGGTCATCGTCGGGCCGACGGGTTCGGGCAAAACGGATTTGAGCATCCGTCTGGCCGGCCATTACGCCGCTCCGATCCTTTCGACCGATTCCCGGCAGGTTTACCGGGGGATGCCGATCGGCACGGCGCAGCCCACTTTCGATCAGCTTCAAGCGGTTGAGCATCATTTTATTGCCTCGCACGATATAAAGGATTACTTGAGTTGCGGGGAATACGAGGTGCAGGCCCTTGCGCGGCTCGAAAAACTTTTTGCCGGCCACGATTACGTCGTTGCCGTCGGCGGCGCGGGGCTGTATGTCCGGGCGTTGTGCGAAGGCATGGACGACCTGCCGCAGGCCGACGAATCGCTGCGCGAGGAGATGGATCGCTGGCTGGCGGAGGAGGGACTCGGAGCGCTTGCCGAGAAGCTCCGGGAGCTGGACCCGGAGTATTACCGGATTGTCGACCTCAACAATCCGGCGCGTGTCGTGCGGGCATTGGAGGTATGCCTTCAAACCGGCATGCCCTACTCCCGGCAGCGTACCGGCATACGGCGAGCGCGTCCGTTCGAAATCGTGAAAATCGGCGTCGACCTGCCGCGCGAGGAGCTTTACGACCGCATCAACCGCCGGGTGGACCGGATGCTTGCCGACGGTCTGGAAGCCGAGGCGCGGGCGCTGTACCCCTACCGGGAACTGAATGCGTTGCAGACGGTCGGCTACCGCGAGTTTTTCGATTACTTCGACGGGCGTATCGGCTATGACGAGGCCGTGGAGCTGATCAAACGCAATTCGCGCCGCTATGCCAAGCGGCAGCTCACCTGGTTCCGCCGCGATCCGGAAATCCGCTGGTTCCGGCCCGACGACGATGCGGCGATGATAAATTACATAGATTTTGGCAAATCGTAA
- a CDS encoding IS1096 element passenger TnpR family protein, with the protein MSMVFRFRMLSDENDNFVRDYEAMYDMTLLDFHDFILQSLDYEPCMASFFTADDRWEKQREFTSVEMDDGSGDAPAAMESVTLGQVIHNRRDRLIYLFDMFGDRAYFLELTGTFEAEKGASYPREIYAQAAAPDQYDPSKTRAEDDDGSIFGEVMSEFSDFEGDDNYDDEY; encoded by the coding sequence ATGTCGATGGTTTTCCGATTCCGGATGTTGAGCGACGAAAACGATAATTTCGTGCGCGATTACGAGGCGATGTACGACATGACGCTGCTCGATTTCCATGATTTCATCCTTCAGTCGCTTGATTATGAGCCTTGTATGGCTTCGTTCTTCACGGCCGACGACCGCTGGGAGAAGCAACGCGAATTTACGAGCGTGGAGATGGACGACGGCTCCGGGGACGCTCCCGCGGCGATGGAGAGCGTAACGCTCGGCCAGGTCATCCACAACCGCCGCGACCGTCTGATCTATCTCTTCGACATGTTCGGCGACCGTGCTTATTTTCTGGAACTTACCGGAACCTTCGAGGCCGAGAAGGGCGCTTCCTATCCGCGTGAAATCTATGCGCAGGCCGCAGCTCCCGACCAGTACGATCCGTCGAAAACGCGCGCGGAGGACGATGACGGGTCGATTTTCGGCGAAGTGATGAGCGAATTCAGCGATTTCGAGGGCGACGATAATTACGACGATGAGTACTAA
- a CDS encoding acyl-CoA reductase, which translates to MKNMIKTFSALGARLLGFGDDDATRAVIDSACRVNGWFTPADIRRAVRAIACDMLQREKLEAWLADYPALPVAEPRRVLVVMAGNIPLVGFFDLLCVLVSGHGCLVKPSAKDSVLMEHVVGLLREIDPSAPVRLYDGTSPVDAVIATGSDNANRYFRAHYAGIPSLLRGSRQSVAVLSGRETPEQLAGLADDIWAYSGLGCRSVSLIFAPEGYEPALQIPPVNDKYINNYRQQRALLEMQGRPFVDLGCAVAVEQCAFPAALSRIAYAHYATLDEVAAWLAGHDGELQCVVTGCLPHSRRAGFGCAQSPALTDYPDDRDVLAWLAALD; encoded by the coding sequence ATGAAAAACATGATCAAAACATTTTCCGCATTGGGCGCGCGCCTGCTCGGTTTCGGCGATGACGATGCGACGCGCGCGGTCATTGACTCCGCCTGCCGTGTCAACGGCTGGTTTACGCCCGCCGACATCCGTCGTGCGGTGCGCGCGATCGCCTGCGACATGCTGCAACGCGAAAAGCTCGAAGCGTGGCTGGCTGACTACCCTGCCCTTCCGGTTGCGGAGCCGCGGCGCGTGCTGGTCGTCATGGCCGGAAATATCCCGCTCGTCGGTTTTTTCGACCTGCTGTGCGTGCTTGTGAGCGGCCACGGCTGCCTCGTGAAGCCCTCCGCCAAGGATTCCGTGCTGATGGAACATGTCGTGGGGCTGCTGCGCGAAATCGACCCTTCCGCGCCGGTCCGCCTGTACGACGGAACGTCGCCCGTCGACGCCGTGATCGCCACCGGCAGCGACAACGCCAACCGCTATTTCCGGGCGCATTACGCCGGCATTCCCTCCCTGCTGCGGGGCAGCCGCCAGTCGGTAGCCGTGCTTTCGGGGCGCGAGACGCCGGAACAGCTTGCCGGACTGGCCGACGACATCTGGGCCTATTCCGGGCTGGGGTGTCGCAGCGTGTCGCTGATTTTCGCGCCGGAAGGATATGAACCTGCGCTTCAAATACCGCCTGTAAACGATAAATATATAAACAATTACAGGCAGCAGCGCGCCTTGCTGGAAATGCAGGGACGGCCGTTTGTCGATCTGGGATGCGCCGTGGCTGTCGAGCAATGCGCCTTTCCGGCGGCGTTGAGCCGGATCGCCTATGCGCATTACGCGACGTTGGACGAAGTGGCCGCATGGCTTGCCGGGCATGACGGTGAACTGCAATGCGTCGTCACCGGGTGTCTCCCCCACAGCCGCCGCGCCGGTTTCGGCTGCGCACAGTCTCCGGCCCTGACCGATTATCCCGACGACCGCGACGTTCTTGCGTGGCTTGCGGCGTTGGATTGA
- a CDS encoding nitroreductase family protein translates to MERNLKDALQHRRSYYELTPESPIDDAKIEEIIHFAIRHIPSAFNSQSTRLVLLLHEQHKAFWEIVKRTLQAIVPAEAFVATEQKIDRSFASGYGTVLYYEDTTVVRKLQEQFPTYADNFPIWSEHTSAMHQLAVWTMLEDAGFGASLQHYNPLIDKEVRERWDLPAAWRLIAQMPFGAPGGEPQEKSFKPWEERIRIFK, encoded by the coding sequence ATGGAGAGAAATTTGAAAGACGCGCTGCAACACCGGCGCAGTTATTATGAACTGACCCCCGAATCCCCGATCGACGACGCAAAGATCGAGGAAATCATTCATTTTGCGATACGACACATCCCGTCGGCCTTCAACTCGCAGTCGACGCGGCTGGTGCTCCTGTTGCACGAACAGCACAAAGCGTTCTGGGAGATCGTGAAACGGACCCTGCAAGCCATCGTTCCCGCAGAGGCGTTCGTCGCCACGGAGCAGAAGATCGACCGCAGTTTCGCATCGGGATACGGCACGGTGCTCTACTACGAGGATACGACCGTCGTGCGGAAACTGCAGGAACAGTTCCCGACCTATGCGGACAATTTCCCGATCTGGTCGGAGCACACCTCGGCCATGCACCAGCTGGCGGTATGGACGATGCTCGAAGACGCCGGGTTCGGCGCGTCGCTCCAGCATTACAACCCGCTCATCGACAAAGAGGTGCGCGAACGATGGGATCTGCCCGCAGCGTGGCGGCTGATCGCCCAGATGCCGTTCGGAGCGCCGGGCGGAGAGCCGCAGGAAAAGAGTTTCAAGCCCTGGGAAGAGCGCATACGGATATTCAAATAG
- a CDS encoding site-specific integrase, with translation MSVSINAICRKDRINQNRTTNIYLRFTVNRRSRYVSTGINIPADDWDFDTQTLKTQNPAVQLRIYEQIEKYDKRIKRLEALEVPVTLDNVLETDGRRVYCTIAEYFRRTITQLESVGKIGSASKHKVTFSLLQQFRSTNIRFDEITVGYLRDFELFLMKKGNKSNSIATKFSVLKAVYNKALAEGIFTTPHSPFLQFKIGRLWTATRKRAIRKEEVQRLMQAEIPADGSAYLDFARDIFLFSYLSAGINFKDIATLRYCDMDEERIYYARHKTSKEMTCHLSEQSKAIIGKYAKSDHADEDYIFPILDRRIHKTEQQIYDRVRKVLKHVNKALHEWSRLLGLKIELTTYVARHTFATVLKRSGVNIAIISESLGHSDLS, from the coding sequence ATGAGTGTCAGCATTAATGCCATTTGCAGAAAAGACCGCATCAATCAAAACCGCACCACGAACATCTACCTGCGTTTTACCGTCAATCGCCGCAGCCGTTATGTAAGCACGGGAATCAATATCCCTGCCGACGATTGGGATTTCGACACCCAGACGCTTAAAACCCAAAATCCCGCCGTTCAGCTACGGATTTACGAGCAAATCGAGAAATACGACAAGCGCATCAAACGGCTCGAAGCGTTGGAGGTCCCCGTAACGCTGGACAATGTGCTGGAAACCGACGGACGGAGGGTTTATTGCACGATAGCCGAATATTTCCGCCGCACGATTACACAGTTGGAATCGGTGGGTAAAATCGGCTCGGCATCGAAACACAAGGTCACGTTTTCACTCCTGCAACAATTCCGCTCGACCAATATCCGTTTCGACGAAATTACGGTTGGCTACCTGCGTGATTTCGAACTGTTCCTTATGAAAAAGGGGAACAAGAGCAATTCGATAGCCACGAAATTCAGCGTTCTGAAAGCCGTCTATAACAAGGCTCTTGCCGAGGGGATTTTCACCACGCCGCACAGTCCGTTTCTGCAATTCAAAATCGGACGGTTGTGGACAGCCACCCGCAAACGCGCCATCCGCAAGGAGGAGGTGCAACGGCTGATGCAAGCGGAGATACCCGCCGACGGTTCGGCCTATCTGGATTTCGCACGGGACATTTTCCTGTTTTCGTACCTCTCGGCAGGCATCAATTTTAAGGACATCGCCACCTTGCGCTACTGCGATATGGACGAGGAAAGAATCTACTATGCCCGCCACAAAACCAGCAAGGAGATGACCTGCCACCTCTCGGAACAGTCGAAAGCGATTATCGGCAAATACGCCAAATCCGACCATGCGGACGAGGATTATATTTTCCCGATACTCGACCGCCGCATACACAAGACCGAGCAACAGATTTACGACCGAGTGCGCAAGGTGCTGAAACATGTGAACAAGGCCCTGCACGAGTGGAGCCGATTATTGGGGCTGAAAATCGAACTGACTACCTATGTCGCTCGGCACACGTTCGCAACGGTCTTGAAGCGTTCGGGAGTGAATATTGCCATCATTTCCGAATCGCTCGGTCATTCCGATTTATCGTGA
- a CDS encoding acyltransferase family protein — translation MSKISSAAFADTKPHYDILDGLRGVAAIMVVWFHLFEAYATSHLDQRINHGYLAVDFFFILSGFVIGYAYDDRWKKKMSVKDFLKRRLIRLHPMVVMGAVIGAVMFYFQGCSVWDVSAVSLSMLLTATLLNALLIPATPGSEIRGLGEMYPLNGPSWSLFFEYIGNVLYALFIRKLPTRALSVLVLLAGCGLAAFAVWGPLGDICVGFAMDGDNMLGGSLRLLFAFSAGLLLSRVFKPVRIRGAFWICALAIVTLLSVPRIGGSEHLWMNGLYDTLCAVVLFPLLVCLGASGKTTDRVTTRVCKFLGDISYPLYMVHYPFIYLYYAWVKNENLTFTESLPGALALVAGSVILAYLCLKLYDEPVRRFLTDRFLRREK, via the coding sequence ATGTCAAAAATCTCATCAGCTGCATTTGCAGACACCAAACCGCACTACGACATACTCGACGGATTGCGCGGCGTAGCGGCGATCATGGTCGTCTGGTTCCATCTGTTCGAAGCCTATGCGACCAGCCATCTCGACCAGCGGATCAACCACGGCTATCTGGCCGTCGATTTTTTCTTCATACTTTCGGGTTTCGTCATCGGTTACGCCTACGACGACCGCTGGAAGAAAAAGATGTCGGTAAAGGATTTTCTCAAGCGGCGGTTGATCCGTCTGCATCCGATGGTCGTCATGGGGGCCGTGATCGGGGCCGTCATGTTCTATTTTCAGGGCTGTTCCGTCTGGGATGTCTCGGCGGTGTCCCTATCCATGCTGCTGACGGCCACGCTGCTGAACGCGCTGCTGATTCCGGCGACGCCCGGTTCCGAAATCAGAGGGCTGGGTGAAATGTATCCGCTCAACGGCCCGAGCTGGTCGCTGTTTTTCGAGTATATCGGCAATGTCCTCTACGCTCTCTTCATCCGTAAGCTTCCGACCCGGGCGCTTTCCGTGCTGGTGCTGCTCGCCGGCTGCGGGTTGGCGGCGTTCGCCGTCTGGGGACCCCTCGGCGACATCTGCGTCGGGTTCGCCATGGACGGGGACAACATGCTCGGCGGCTCTCTGCGCCTGCTGTTCGCCTTCTCGGCCGGACTGCTGCTTTCGCGTGTGTTCAAGCCCGTGCGGATTCGGGGCGCGTTCTGGATCTGCGCCCTGGCGATCGTGACGCTACTTTCCGTGCCGCGCATCGGGGGAAGCGAACATTTGTGGATGAACGGGCTGTACGACACCCTGTGCGCCGTAGTCCTCTTTCCGCTGCTCGTCTGTCTCGGGGCTTCGGGAAAGACGACGGACCGGGTGACGACCCGGGTCTGCAAATTTCTGGGGGATATTTCCTACCCGCTGTACATGGTGCACTACCCTTTCATCTACCTCTATTATGCCTGGGTCAAGAACGAAAACCTCACCTTCACGGAGTCCCTGCCCGGCGCCCTGGCGCTCGTCGCGGGTTCTGTGATATTGGCTTATCTCTGTCTGAAACTCTACGACGAGCCTGTGCGCCGGTTCCTGACCGACCGCTTTTTGCGCAGGGAGAAATAG
- a CDS encoding sigma-54-dependent transcriptional regulator: MAKILIIDDEEQLRRLMARIIGLEGYEVAEAPDCSSGMKTLRRYDPDVVLCDVKLPDGNGVEMVSRIKEAAPATEVILLTAYGNIPDGVQAIKNGAFDYITKGDDNNKILPLLSRAAEKAEMQRRLTRIENKLSEEHSFDRIVGDSEVLRRAVDLARKVAVTDTSVLLTGETGTGKEVFAQAIHHASRRAKGAFVAINCSAFSRELLESELFGHRAGSFTGAAKDKKGLFEEADKGTLFLDEIGEMPVELQAKLLRVLESGEFIKIGETRPTRVDVRLIAATNRDLEKEIAAGNFREDLYFRLSVFRIHLPSLRERPGDIAGYIRVFAAQFADKMGRRIDSIDADYIAALERHTWHGNVRELRNAVERSMIMADGNRLTADCLAPEFHAAAGSADPDSLALDDLERRHILRVLEHTRGNKAEAARLLGIGIATLYRKLDGYGVK; the protein is encoded by the coding sequence ATGGCGAAAATTCTGATCATCGACGATGAAGAGCAGCTGCGGCGGCTGATGGCGCGGATCATCGGGCTGGAAGGTTACGAGGTGGCCGAGGCTCCGGACTGCTCTTCGGGGATGAAAACGCTCCGCCGGTACGACCCCGACGTGGTGCTGTGCGACGTCAAGCTGCCCGACGGCAACGGCGTCGAGATGGTCAGCCGCATCAAGGAGGCCGCTCCGGCCACCGAAGTGATCCTGCTGACGGCCTACGGCAATATCCCCGACGGTGTGCAGGCCATCAAGAACGGCGCCTTCGACTACATCACCAAAGGCGACGACAACAACAAGATCCTGCCCCTGCTGAGCCGGGCCGCCGAAAAGGCCGAAATGCAGCGGCGGCTGACCCGCATCGAGAACAAGCTCTCCGAAGAGCACTCCTTCGACCGGATCGTCGGTGACTCGGAGGTCCTGCGCCGGGCCGTGGACCTGGCCCGCAAGGTCGCCGTCACCGACACTTCGGTGCTGCTCACCGGCGAGACGGGAACCGGCAAGGAGGTCTTCGCGCAAGCCATCCACCACGCCAGCCGCCGGGCGAAGGGGGCTTTCGTGGCGATCAACTGCTCGGCTTTCTCGCGCGAACTGCTCGAAAGCGAACTGTTCGGCCACCGGGCCGGCAGTTTCACGGGCGCCGCCAAGGACAAGAAGGGCCTTTTCGAGGAGGCCGACAAAGGCACGCTATTCCTCGACGAGATCGGGGAGATGCCCGTCGAATTGCAGGCCAAACTGCTCCGCGTGCTCGAAAGCGGCGAATTCATCAAGATCGGCGAAACACGCCCCACACGGGTTGACGTGCGCCTGATCGCCGCCACGAACCGCGACCTCGAAAAGGAGATCGCCGCCGGGAATTTCCGCGAGGACCTCTATTTCCGCCTCTCGGTGTTCCGCATCCACCTTCCCTCGCTGCGCGAGCGGCCCGGCGACATCGCCGGATATATCCGCGTCTTCGCGGCGCAGTTCGCCGACAAAATGGGACGTCGCATCGACTCGATCGACGCCGACTACATCGCCGCTCTCGAACGCCACACGTGGCACGGCAACGTCCGCGAACTGCGCAACGCCGTGGAGCGCAGCATGATCATGGCCGACGGCAACCGGCTCACGGCCGACTGCCTCGCGCCCGAATTCCACGCGGCGGCCGGCTCCGCCGACCCCGATTCGCTGGCGCTCGACGACCTCGAACGCCGCCACATTCTCCGGGTGCTGGAACACACCCGGGGCAACAAGGCCGAAGCCGCCCGCCTGCTGGGCATCGGCATCGCCACGCTATACCGCAAACTCGACGGCTACGGGGTGAAATAA
- a CDS encoding potassium-transporting ATPase subunit F: MFTSLLILSILGFVYLMYVLVKPEKF, from the coding sequence ATGTTTACAAGTCTCCTTATCCTGAGCATCCTCGGATTCGTCTATCTAATGTACGTGCTCGTCAAACCCGAAAAATTCTGA
- the kdpA gene encoding potassium-transporting ATPase subunit KdpA, translating into MNTEISGVILQWTLLVTLCYPLGRYIAKVYRGERTWLDFMAPVERAIYRFCGIDPAVEMNWKQFLKALLTVNLFWFFWGMLLLVFQGWLPLNPDGNPGQSPDLAFNTCISFMVNCNLQHYSGETGLSYFTQLFVIMLFQFVTAACGMAAMAGMMKALAGKTKKTIGNFWVFLTRSVTRILLPLSLAVGILLVINGTPMSFDGKQTLTTLEGTEQVISQGPTAAIVPIKQLGTNGGGYFGTNSAHPLENPNAFTNILECWSILILPMAMVFAFGFYTRRRSLATWIFGVMLLAYTAGVVLSVWQETGGSRQIDGMGISQELGSMEGKEIRIGSAASAMWGMTTTVTSNGSVNSMHDSQTPLSGMLQMLNMQINCWFGGVGVGWMNYFAFLIIAVFISGLMVGRTPEFLGRKVEAREMKIATLVVLLHPFLILVGTGISAAVAAANPEIGWLNNPSFHGLSEMLYEYTSSAANNGSGFEGLADNTPFWNISTGIALIMGRYFPIVGQVAIAGLLASKKCIPESAGTLRTDTGTFSLMTFAVIIIVAALSFFPALALGPIADYLTF; encoded by the coding sequence ATGAATACCGAAATTTCAGGCGTAATCCTGCAATGGACCCTTCTGGTGACGCTCTGCTACCCGCTGGGGCGTTACATTGCCAAAGTCTACCGCGGCGAACGCACGTGGCTCGACTTCATGGCTCCCGTCGAACGGGCCATCTACCGCTTCTGCGGCATCGACCCGGCCGTGGAGATGAACTGGAAACAGTTCCTCAAAGCGCTCCTGACGGTCAACCTCTTCTGGTTCTTCTGGGGCATGCTGCTGCTGGTCTTCCAGGGCTGGCTGCCGCTCAACCCCGACGGCAACCCGGGACAGTCGCCCGACCTGGCGTTCAACACCTGCATCTCGTTCATGGTCAACTGCAACCTCCAGCATTACAGCGGCGAGACGGGCCTGTCCTACTTCACGCAGCTGTTCGTCATCATGCTCTTCCAGTTCGTCACCGCCGCCTGCGGCATGGCCGCCATGGCCGGAATGATGAAGGCGCTGGCGGGCAAAACGAAGAAGACCATCGGCAACTTCTGGGTCTTCCTCACCCGGAGCGTGACGCGCATCCTGCTGCCGCTGTCGCTCGCCGTCGGCATCCTGCTCGTCATCAACGGCACGCCGATGTCCTTCGACGGCAAGCAAACGCTCACGACGCTCGAAGGCACCGAGCAGGTCATCTCGCAGGGTCCCACCGCAGCCATCGTGCCCATCAAACAGCTGGGAACCAACGGCGGCGGCTACTTCGGAACCAACTCGGCGCACCCGCTCGAAAACCCCAACGCCTTCACCAACATCCTCGAATGCTGGTCGATCCTGATCCTGCCCATGGCGATGGTCTTCGCCTTCGGGTTCTACACGCGCCGACGCAGTCTCGCGACATGGATTTTCGGCGTGATGCTCCTGGCCTATACCGCAGGCGTCGTCCTCTCCGTCTGGCAGGAGACGGGCGGCAGCCGGCAGATCGACGGCATGGGCATCTCGCAGGAGCTCGGTTCGATGGAGGGCAAGGAGATCCGCATCGGCTCGGCCGCATCGGCCATGTGGGGCATGACGACCACCGTCACGTCGAACGGTTCGGTCAACTCGATGCACGATTCGCAGACCCCGTTGAGCGGCATGCTCCAGATGCTCAACATGCAGATCAACTGCTGGTTCGGCGGCGTGGGAGTAGGGTGGATGAACTATTTCGCATTCCTCATCATCGCCGTCTTCATCAGCGGACTGATGGTGGGCCGCACGCCGGAGTTCCTCGGCCGGAAAGTCGAGGCGCGCGAGATGAAGATCGCCACGCTGGTCGTGCTGCTGCATCCCTTCCTGATCCTCGTCGGCACGGGCATCTCGGCCGCCGTGGCCGCCGCGAACCCCGAAATAGGGTGGCTGAACAACCCCTCGTTCCACGGATTGAGCGAAATGCTCTACGAATACACCTCCTCGGCGGCCAACAACGGCTCGGGATTCGAGGGACTGGCCGACAACACGCCGTTCTGGAACATCTCGACGGGCATCGCCCTGATCATGGGCCGCTACTTCCCGATCGTGGGACAGGTCGCCATAGCCGGACTGCTGGCGTCGAAGAAGTGCATTCCCGAGAGCGCCGGCACGCTCCGCACCGACACGGGAACCTTCTCGCTGATGACCTTCGCCGTCATCATCATCGTTGCGGCCCTCTCGTTCTTCCCCGCGCTGGCGCTGGGTCCCATCGCCGATTACCTGACCTTCTAA